Proteins co-encoded in one Aspergillus flavus chromosome 2, complete sequence genomic window:
- a CDS encoding putative UDP/ADP-sugar pyrophosphatase (ADP-ribose pyrophosphatase), with amino-acid sequence MTALAASSKMPDFEYQKPVILSRRTLDTKEAEWKRLVKTIYRDPNGVQRTWESAEMQTRPADSDFDGVSIVATLNKPTGPELVLLKQYRPALDKVVIEIPGGLIDPGETAEQCAVRELKEETGFVGEVERISRTLFNSPGFCNNNFKLAYVNVDLSLPENQNPSPELEEEEFIEVFTLPMKSLFLDIKRLEKEGFAIETRVVALAEGLELARKWNL; translated from the exons ATGACAGCATTGGCAGCATCAAGCAAAATGCCGGACTTTGAATACCAAAAACCCGTGATTCTCTCACGACGCACCTTG GACACCAAAGAAGCCGAATGGAAGAGATTAGTCAAGACAATCTATCGCGATCCTAATGGGGTGCAGAGAACCTGGGAATCTGCCGAGATGCAG ACTCGACCGGCGGACAGTGACTTCGACGGAGTCAGTATCGTGGCCACTTTGAACAAGCCAACGGGTCCGGAACTGGTCTTATTAAAACAGTACCGACCTGCTCTGGACAAGGTGGTCATTGAGATCCCCGGAGGCCTAATTGACCCCGGAGAGACCGCAGAGCAATGCGCGGTGCGGGAGCTCAAGGAGGAAACTGGTTTTGTGGGTGAGGTGGAAAGAATAAGCAGAACTCTGTTCAATT CTCCCGGGTTCTGCAATAACAACTTCAAACTCGCTTATGTGAATGTGGACCTGTCTTTGCCGGAGAATCAGAACCCAAGCCCAGAGTtagaggaggaagagttTATCGAGGTCTTCACGCTCCCTATGAAGTCACTCTTTTTAGATATCAAGAGGCTCGAGAAAGAGGGCTTCGCCATCGAGACTCGGGTTGTTGCACTCGCGGAGGGTCTTGAGCTGGCCAGGAAATGGAACTTATGA
- a CDS encoding putative short-chain dehydrogenases/reductase (unnamed protein product): protein MSDLPFSCALVTGGGGGLGKAIAAYLLSKGKKVIIAGRTESTLRESAKEIGATDYFTLDTGVVSQIPSFITTVTAKYPDLDCLINNAGVQRPLEVLKDDPTDFLAKADQEIDINIRGPMHLTLGLLEHFKTKPNGATIMNVSSILGFVPFSVINPVYNGTKAWLHFWSMTLRTQLARGGYERIKVIEIAPPSVGTDLHRDREDPDDNKKHKNPNALSVEEFMEFFTSALERGDSMIAPGMSQDVVDKWYAEFGSMYDTLTREKK from the coding sequence ATGTCTGATCTACCATTTTCCTGCGCTCTCGTCACCGGCGGAGGGGGTGGCCTAGGCAAGGCCATTGCCGCATACCTCCTaagcaaaggcaaaaagGTCATCATCGCCGGCCGTACGGAGAGTACACTACGAGAGTCAGCTAAAGAGATCGGAGCAACTGACTATTTCACCCTGGATACGGGCGTGGTCTCACAAATCCCATCCTTCATCACGACCGTCACGGCAAAATACCCCGACCTCGACTGCCTAATCAACAACGCCGGCGTCCAGCGCCCACTAGAGGTCCTCAAAGACGACCCAACCGACTTCCTAGCAAAAGCAGACCAAGAAATCGATATTAACATCCGTGGACCAATGCACCTTACCCTCGGTCTTCTGGAACATTTCAAAACCAAACCGAACGGGGCTACGATTATGAATGTTTCTTCTATTCTAGGCTTTGTGCCCTTTTCCGTTATCAATCCTGTATATAATGGGACCAAGGCATGGCTGCATTTCTGGAGCATGACGCTTCGTACGCAACTTGCGCGTGGGGGGTATGAGCGAATCAAGGTCATTGAGATTGCGCCGCCTTCGGTGGGAACGGACTTGCATCGGGATCGGGAGGATCCGGATGATAATAAGAAGCATAAGAATCCTAATGCACTTTCTGTGGAGGAGTTTATGGAGTTCTTCACCTCTGCTTTGGAACGCGGGGATAGTATGATTGCTCCTGGGATGAGTCAGGATGTTGTGGATAAGTGGTATGCGGAATTTGGGTCGATGTATGATACGTTGacgagggagaagaaataa
- a CDS encoding deoxyribose-phosphate aldolase has translation MSSNTITVTLHQLAKMIDHSLLHPTMTDEDIVAGLQIARASNVATACVKPYLIPLAKKELAGSDVLVCPVIGFPHGNSTTEIKVIEATAAAKAGGNEIDMVVNVGKVLGGDWDYVKEEIRQINEAVVANGAILKVIFENDYLQSQHITRLCEICTELKVAFVKTSTGYGFVKQKDGSYNYRGATVKDLKLMREKSGKDVQIKAAGGVRTLDDLLHVMSLGVTRIGATATVAILEEAKKRGIGNELVEVFFKPMAEDSTGAY, from the coding sequence ATGTCTTCCAACACGATCACCGTGACCCTCCACCAACTCGCAAAAATGATCGACCACTCCCTCCTGCACCCGACCATGACCGACGAAGACATTGTTGCTGGTCTGCAAATCGCCCGTGCGAGCAACGTTGCAACCGCCTGCGTGAAGCCATACCTCATCCCACTCGCCAAGAAAGAGCTCGCCGGCAGCGACGTCCTCGTTTGTCCGGTGATCGGGTTCCCCCATGGCAACAGCACAACGGAAATCAAAGTGATCGAGGCGACAGCAGCAGCCAAGGCAGGTGGCAACGAGATTGACATGGTCGTCAACGTGGGAAAAGTCCTTGGCGGCGATTGGGACTATgtgaaggaagagatccGTCAGATCAACGAAGCGGTTGTGGCTAATGGTGCCATTCTCAAGGTTATCTTTGAAAATGATTATCTCCAATCTCAGCATATCACTAGACTGTGTGAGATCTGCACGGAATTGAAAGTCGCCTTCGTTAAGACCTCCACCGGGTATGGCTTTGTCAAGCAGAAGGATGGATCATACAACTATCGTGGAGCGACGGTCAAGGATCTCAAGCTCATGAGGGAGAAATCGGGGAAGGATGTCCAGATTAAGGCAGCTGGGGGTGTGAGAACATTGGACGATTTACTGCATGTCATGAGCTTGGGTGTGACTCGAATTGGCGCCACAGCGACCGTGGCAATTTTGGAGGAAGCGAAAAAGCGTGGAATTGGCAACGAGCTGGTGGAAGTTTTCTTCAAGCCAATGGCCGAGGATAGCACAGGCGCGTATTGA
- a CDS encoding extracellular proline-rich protein, whose translation MRSSVLLLSTLAGSALALPGVFPRGFNTTSPSHSATHSHTLLPTGGGGGEKPTETGKGGESQTTTASGGSGSVPGTTVTSTITDTITKTTFKPCSTPVHTEGGTTYYSSWVTASTYETTTCYTTTTVLTSTPTAAPTAPAETTVAPAPSGGHGSETCPPASTVTVYVTVGNGGSGATNTVAPGGQGGHHCERCETITYTNTQGYTTTIVVPPIAEPTGTETEKTTTTEVPSTTETNKPTGTGSHPTHTKPTGTGNGPAPTETKTWHGGAHSGVRN comes from the coding sequence ATGCGTTCTTCTGTACTCTTGCTGTCTACCCTCGCCGGCTCTGCCCTCGCGTTGCCGGGAGTTTTCCCTCGCGGTTTTAATACAACTTCTCCCTCTCACAGCGCCACCCACTCTCATACCCTTCTTCCCACCGGCGGTGGCGGCGGAGAGAAGCCCACGGAGACAGGAAAGGGTGGTGAGTCTCAGACTACCACCGCTTCTGGAGGCTCTGGCTCTGTTCCCGGAACTACTGTGACCTCAACCATCACCGACACCATTACCAAGACGACCTTCAAGCCCTGTTCCACCCCAGTCCACACCGAAGGTGGCACTACCTACTATAGCTCCTGGGTGACTGCTTCTACCTATGAGACTACCACCTGctacaccaccaccactgtCTTGACTTCCACCCCTACTGCCGCTCCCACTGCCCCTGCCGAGACCACTGTCGCCCCTGCTCCCAGTGGTGGTCATGGCTCCGAGACCTGTCCTCCTGCCTCCACCGTGACCGTGTATGTCACTGTCGGCAACGGGGGCTCTGGTGCTACCAACACCGTTGCTCCCGGTGGCCAGGGCGGACACCACTGCGAGCGCTGCGAGACCATTACTTATACCAACACTCAGGGCTACACTACTACCATCGTGGTCCCTCCCATCGCAGAGCCCACTGGCACTGAGACCGAGAAGACCACAACCACCGAGGTCCCCTCCACCACTGAGACCAACAAGCCCACGGGCACTGGATCCCACCCCACCCACACCAAGCCGACAGGGACTGGCAATGGACCCGCTCCCACTGAGACTAAGACCTGGCACGGTGGTGCCCACAGTGGTGTCCGCAACTAA
- a CDS encoding putative fatty acid repression mutant protein, which translates to MTKSISDSFKDRRTIYALTNESTISDDRLEELLTDVVLHTPSPFNSQTSRLVVLLKDEHQKLWDIAYEVASSTVPLEVFDKVYKPRIAMFRAGYGTVLFYEDPAPIRPLEEKWPMLKDKFPQWSEHANAMHQYALWTLLEAEGLGCSLQHYNPMFDDRIAEQWKVPADWSLKAQLVFGKPIGGPREKTSDPVNQRLFVHGK; encoded by the exons ATGACCAAGAGCATCAGCGACAGCTTCAAAGACCGTCGGACCATCTATGCCCTGACGAACGAATCGACTATCTCCGATGATCGACTAGAGGAATTGCTTACCGACGTTGTCCTGCACACTCCAAGTCCCTTCAACAGTCAGACATCGCGGCTGGTCGTGCTCCTGAAGGATGAGCACCAGAAACTGTGGGATATAGCATATGAAGTTGCCAGCTCAACCGTTCCCCTAGAAGTGTTTGACAAAGTCTACAAGCCACGGATCGCCATGTTTCGTGCGGGATATGGGACT GTGCTGTTCTACGAGGATCCTGCACCCATCCGGCCTCTAGAAGAAAAGTGGCCTATGCTGAAAGACAAGTTTCCCCAGT GGTCTGAACATGCCAATGCCATGCACCAATATGCCC TTTGGACGCTTCTGGAAGCAGAAGGGCTCGGATGTAGTCTCCAGCATTATAACCCAATGTTTGATGATCGCATCGCCGAGCAATGGAAGGTTCCTGCGGATTGGAGTCTCAAGGCGCAGTTGGTCTTCGGAAAGCCGATCGGTGGCCCTCGCGAAAAGACTTCTGATCCTGTGAACCAGAGGCTGTTTGTGCATGGGAAGTAA